Within the Candidatus Izemoplasma sp. genome, the region TATACTGGATATGTAGTTATTCAATTCTTCTTTTTTATCAACTTTTATAGGTCCTTGCGGTGCTGAATTTAATCCATTCATTTTTAGAGACTCTAAAGATAACTTTTCATCATCAAATGTTCTAATTAATTTGAATCTTGCAAAGGTATTTGCCTTTCTGTTTTTTTGTTCTTTCTTCCAATATTCCCAATCAGTTTTCATTTCATGAAAGGGAATATTGATTTTTTCTACAACACACTTAAACATTATTTTTTGATAAGGTCTAGTTGAGTAAATATACACAGTATCTCCTACTTTGTATTTTGTGTTATTCATTCTCCAATCAATAATTTTATTATCATAAAATGCTTTAAAGTGATCGTAAATGTTAGGATTAGCAGATATTAGCCATTTCATGTTATCTATCCTCCTATAGAATGGTAGTGTAACTTAAACTTCTAGTTAGTTCTCTCCGACTAGTGCTTTAACTTGCTCAATATGTTTTATCTTAACATCTTCTGGCATGTTACATTGCTTAACTAAATCAATTAGATATGCTTCTTTCATATCTATTGTAAGTATATCAATATCTCGTCGTTCTTTATTTTTAACAAATTTAATTGCATCACGATATTGAAATACATTGTGATTCTTGCCAACATTAATCTTGCTGAGTTTGCTATTATTTGAGAAGACTGTTACTGGAATAATTGAATCACTTTTGATACTAAGATACTTTTCAATTGCCTTTGTGTGCACATAATTTTGACGTAGCGGATTATAAAACTTATTCTTTACCCATTTATTTAAGACTTGAGTCCAATATCTATCTCTTTCCGAACCGTATATGTATCCTGAATAATTTTTCATTTCAAATACATATATACCTTTTGTTGAAACTGCGATTACATCAATCTCAGTTGAATCAGTATTAACATTTTCTAAATAAATATTGGTCAGTACAGATTTTTTATCAAAGGTTCTTATCAATTTCCTATACAAAATAAATTCCCCATAGTTTCCTTTATCAAAATAGGTTTTTATAAAACTATTTCCTGATTTTTCTTTGTACCTTGATGTATAAAATGTGATTAAATCAAACGAAAATACTATAATTCTAAATATTAATTTTATGATAGTTTTAATAATCAATATGATTAATAATACTAGTTGTTCAGCTGTATCTTGTTTTTTTCTTCTTCTGGCCATAGTTGTATTCCTTACTTTTATTAATGTCTTATAACTTGGTATATTTTTTTGAAGAACCGTATGCTTTACTTACAGGGTACTTCTTTTTATTGTCTTCAATCTTACGATGTGTCTCTTTTATTAAATCAATGTCTAAATCATGACATAGCAATAATAGATATCCAAAGATATCCGCAACTTCATCTTTGACATTGTCTATATCAGCATGTTCATTTCCCCACTGATAGTTTTCTAATAGTTCAGTGGCTTCTATGACAATACTTTTTGTTAGGTTCTCTGGTGTGTGAAATTGTTTCCAATCACGCTCTTCTCTAAACTGTTTAAGTTTTTGTAGTAGCTCATTAATTTCTTTCATCTTGCACCTCTTTTAAGCTGTTTTCTAAATATGTTCTAAAATTTTTGTTACATGCATACATGTAAATACCTTGTATCCCACGCGTCATCATCGTAACATAGATATTTTGAATATATTGTTTTAGATATTCTAAATTTTTGATACTCGCTTTCCCATTACGATCGTAGTATTTATCTTTATCAATTACGATTGTTTTATTGATATGATCATAATCAATTTCTTCACCAAATATCAAAAATACATAGTTTAAATCATACCCTTGAATAGTATGGATACAACCCACTTCATGAATAGCATTTTCTGAATTTGGCCAATCGACTTGTTCAACATTCCATTGTTTTTGAATACCTTCTATTTGGATATCAAATAGGGATGTATCTTTTTTAGATATCCAATCAAATGAATAACCTGAAACCATTCTTGTTAATCCATACTCTTTTTCCTTTTGATACAACATATTATTAAATGTTTTAAACGAGTAAAACAACTGTACATCATATGATTCTATATCATAAGGTCCTCTAATGCGATTATGCATTAAATCTCTAGCGTAACGAATAAATTCATTGCCACCTTTAACACGATGTTGTTGTTCTAAGGAATAGGTTGTTATCGGTCGGTCATCTAATTCATCAACTTTTAATTCTTCAAACTTATTTTTTGGTATATCAGTCGGCTTAATGGATTGATTCGCATCATAAAATAAGATTTGATGTTTAGATTGTTGTAAGATCCAATCTAATTGATCACCTTTGTCTTTACTTAAACTCAAGTAATCATTAACTTTGTCAAAGGTATGATATTCTCCTCCCGCAGATAGGTTTTGTCGTCTTTTTAAACGGTGGGCTTCATCAACAATCAAGACAGTATAATCATGTTTTACTACTTGACTAGGTTTAATAATGTTTTTAGCATATAAACCATCAATACTTTTTGCAACGTTTCTCAATGTTTTGTACAAGGAGTCCATTGATACAACTAACGCAACATTATGACGCCCATATTGTTTCGCCAATTGTTTTAAAAAATACATTGCTAAGACAGTTTTTCCAGTTCCTGGATTTCCTTCAATAAAGGAAATTGAGCGACCTTCTTCTTTTATATCACTCATTACCATCTTAGAAATAGCAAATTGTTCTATTGATAATGACTTGTATGGTGAAAATTTAAACAGATCTGAATTTTCGATCTCAAAGACTGTTTTATCTGCAAGGTGTTTTGCTCTTAGTTTATCCCATATTGGTTCAACCAAACTTAAATACTGTGAGCGATCATAATATTCTTGATTACCAATTCCTCCATTAGCATTCAATATCTTAAACTTATTATCAGCCGCAAAGTAATTAATCAACTTAGCCTCAATATCCAAAACAGCTGATTTGTTAAATGTATCA harbors:
- a CDS encoding DNA/RNA helicase domain-containing protein, with product MHIKEFKFNKGAFDSTKDSSEQSFSKGDNWPVVYLLENGKELYVGETNNFRRRMKQHLDNPTRSHLNRSHCIVNDTFNKSAVLDIEAKLINYFAADNKFKILNANGGIGNQEYYDRSQYLSLVEPIWDKLRAKHLADKTVFEIENSDLFKFSPYKSLSIEQFAISKMVMSDIKEEGRSISFIEGNPGTGKTVLAMYFLKQLAKQYGRHNVALVVSMDSLYKTLRNVAKSIDGLYAKNIIKPSQVVKHDYTVLIVDEAHRLKRRQNLSAGGEYHTFDKVNDYLSLSKDKGDQLDWILQQSKHQILFYDANQSIKPTDIPKNKFEELKVDELDDRPITTYSLEQQHRVKGGNEFIRYARDLMHNRIRGPYDIESYDVQLFYSFKTFNNMLYQKEKEYGLTRMVSGYSFDWISKKDTSLFDIQIEGIQKQWNVEQVDWPNSENAIHEVGCIHTIQGYDLNYVFLIFGEEIDYDHINKTIVIDKDKYYDRNGKASIKNLEYLKQYIQNIYVTMMTRGIQGIYMYACNKNFRTYLENSLKEVQDERN
- a CDS encoding nuclease-related domain-containing protein, producing the protein MARRRKKQDTAEQLVLLIILIIKTIIKLIFRIIVFSFDLITFYTSRYKEKSGNSFIKTYFDKGNYGEFILYRKLIRTFDKKSVLTNIYLENVNTDSTEIDVIAVSTKGIYVFEMKNYSGYIYGSERDRYWTQVLNKWVKNKFYNPLRQNYVHTKAIEKYLSIKSDSIIPVTVFSNNSKLSKINVGKNHNVFQYRDAIKFVKNKERRDIDILTIDMKEAYLIDLVKQCNMPEDVKIKHIEQVKALVGEN
- a CDS encoding nucleotide pyrophosphohydrolase, which gives rise to MKEINELLQKLKQFREERDWKQFHTPENLTKSIVIEATELLENYQWGNEHADIDNVKDEVADIFGYLLLLCHDLDIDLIKETHRKIEDNKKKYPVSKAYGSSKKYTKL